One genomic region from Vannielia litorea encodes:
- the lpxB gene encoding lipid-A-disaccharide synthase has translation MRIFVIAGEPSGDRLGAALMGGLKALAPGVEFRGVGGSGMEGEGLESLFPMEELSVMGIAEVLPKYRHLMRRIKECAAEVVAWQPDALVTIDSPDFCLRVARRVKAEATVKTIHYVAPTVWAWRAGRAEKMAQVIDHVLALFPFEPPYMEAAGMSCDFVGHPVVSEPVANEADGLAFRAAHGIGDAPLVMALPGSRRGEVGRLAPIFGEALRPVVAARPETRVVVPCVASTAGLVQELTARWPGAPVLVDPRGKPAKEAQAEKRAAFAAADVALAASGTVSLELAAAALPMVIAYDMNWLSRQIISRMLKIDTVTLVNLVAESRTIPEFIGAECKPAKIAEGLKAVMAAPGAQLEAMAVTMDRLGRGDEPPGLRAARSVLAQIG, from the coding sequence ATGAGGATTTTCGTGATCGCGGGCGAGCCTTCGGGTGACAGGCTGGGGGCCGCGCTGATGGGCGGGCTGAAGGCGCTTGCGCCGGGCGTGGAGTTCAGGGGCGTTGGCGGCTCGGGCATGGAGGGCGAGGGGCTGGAGAGCCTCTTCCCGATGGAGGAGCTTTCGGTGATGGGGATCGCCGAGGTGCTGCCCAAGTACCGGCACCTGATGCGGCGGATCAAGGAATGCGCGGCGGAGGTGGTGGCGTGGCAGCCAGATGCGCTGGTGACCATCGACTCGCCGGACTTTTGCCTGCGGGTGGCGCGGCGGGTGAAGGCCGAGGCGACGGTGAAGACCATCCATTACGTTGCCCCCACGGTTTGGGCCTGGCGGGCGGGGCGGGCCGAGAAGATGGCGCAGGTTATCGACCATGTGCTCGCGCTCTTTCCGTTCGAGCCGCCCTACATGGAAGCGGCGGGCATGAGCTGCGATTTCGTCGGGCATCCGGTGGTCTCGGAGCCGGTGGCGAATGAGGCGGATGGGCTGGCCTTCAGGGCCGCGCATGGGATTGGCGACGCGCCTCTGGTGATGGCGCTGCCCGGCTCGCGGCGTGGCGAGGTTGGGCGGCTGGCCCCGATCTTTGGTGAGGCGTTGCGCCCGGTGGTGGCGGCCCGGCCTGAGACGCGGGTGGTGGTGCCCTGCGTGGCCTCCACGGCGGGGCTGGTGCAGGAGCTGACCGCGCGCTGGCCCGGCGCCCCGGTGCTGGTGGACCCGCGCGGCAAGCCCGCCAAGGAAGCGCAGGCCGAGAAACGGGCGGCATTTGCGGCGGCGGATGTGGCGCTGGCGGCCTCGGGCACGGTTTCACTGGAGCTGGCGGCAGCGGCCCTGCCGATGGTGATCGCCTACGATATGAACTGGCTCAGCCGCCAGATCATCAGCCGGATGCTGAAGATCGACACGGTGACGCTGGTAAACCTCGTGGCCGAGAGCCGCACGATCCCCGAGTTCATCGGCGCGGAGTGTAAACCCGCCAAGATCGCCGAAGGGTTGAAGGCCGTGATGGCCGCGCCCGGCGCGCAGCTTGAGGCGATGGCGGTCACGATGGACCGGTTGGGCCGGGGTGATGAGCCGCCCGGCCTGCGGGCGGCGCGATCGGTGCTGGCGCAGATCGGGTGA
- a CDS encoding LpxI family protein has translation MLALIAGQGLLPSRLVAALERVGRDYRLYALEGFEPEVGDRPVTRFRLEELGSFIAGLVEGGCEAVCLAGAVKRPRIDRARVDPATHGLIVRLAGAMERGDDGTLREIMAIFEEAGLRVEAAHEIAPELLPASGVLTGATPGPGDHADATRAESVVAAMGAADVGQACVVASGQVLAVEAAGGTDWMIRSLMRVPEAVRREEQELLKGATLFERASEWVADVKEFLTASEPSRLPERDKALPEGGLLYKAPKPGQDRRADLPVIGPATVMLAAEAELRGIVVEAGGVMVLDLETVVAMADAVGLFIWVRPKEAQ, from the coding sequence TTGCTGGCGCTGATTGCGGGGCAGGGGCTGTTGCCGTCGCGGCTGGTGGCCGCGCTGGAGCGTGTGGGCCGGGACTACAGGCTTTACGCGCTCGAGGGTTTCGAGCCGGAGGTGGGTGACAGGCCTGTCACCCGGTTTCGGCTGGAGGAGCTGGGGAGTTTTATTGCAGGGCTGGTCGAGGGTGGCTGCGAGGCGGTGTGCCTTGCGGGGGCAGTGAAGCGCCCGCGTATCGACCGCGCACGGGTGGACCCGGCCACGCACGGGCTGATCGTGCGGCTGGCGGGCGCGATGGAGCGGGGCGACGACGGCACGCTGCGCGAGATCATGGCGATTTTCGAGGAAGCGGGCCTGCGGGTGGAAGCAGCGCATGAGATTGCGCCCGAGTTGCTGCCCGCCAGCGGTGTGCTGACAGGGGCGACGCCCGGGCCCGGCGACCATGCCGATGCCACGCGCGCCGAGTCGGTGGTGGCGGCGATGGGGGCCGCCGATGTTGGGCAGGCCTGCGTGGTGGCCTCCGGTCAGGTGCTGGCGGTGGAGGCCGCGGGCGGGACGGACTGGATGATCCGCAGCCTGATGCGCGTGCCAGAGGCGGTGCGGCGCGAGGAGCAGGAGCTGCTGAAGGGCGCGACCCTCTTCGAGCGGGCCTCGGAATGGGTGGCGGATGTGAAGGAGTTCCTGACCGCTTCTGAGCCCTCGCGGCTTCCGGAGCGGGACAAGGCGCTGCCGGAGGGCGGGTTGCTCTACAAGGCGCCGAAGCCCGGGCAGGACCGACGGGCCGACCTGCCCGTGATCGGCCCGGCCACGGTGATGCTGGCGGCAGAGGCGGAGTTGCGCGGCATCGTGGTGGAGGCGGGCGGCGTCATGGTGCTGGACCTCGAAACGGTGGTGGCGATGGCCGATGCGGTGGGGCTGTTCATCTGGGTGCGGCCCAAGGAAGCCCAATGA
- the lpxA gene encoding acyl-ACP--UDP-N-acetylglucosamine O-acyltransferase: MSVASTATIHPTACVDEGAVIGAGVDVGPFAYIGPEAVIGEGCLIKSHAVITGNTEIGPECTIFSFAVIGEIPQDLKFAGEKTKLVIGARNRIREHVTINCGTEGGGGVTRVGDDCLIMAGAHVAHDAQVGSRVVIVNSAAIAGHCVIEDDVIIGGLSGIHQWVRIGQGAIIGAVSMVTRDVIPYGLVEASRGRLEGLNLVGLKRKGVARSDITALRAAYQMLAQGEGAFQDRARRLGEETESDYVRRIVDFVTGESDRSFLTPE, translated from the coding sequence ATGAGCGTCGCCTCGACCGCCACGATCCACCCCACCGCCTGCGTCGACGAGGGCGCGGTGATTGGCGCGGGGGTCGATGTTGGCCCCTTCGCCTATATCGGCCCCGAGGCGGTGATCGGCGAGGGCTGCCTGATCAAGAGCCATGCGGTGATCACCGGCAACACCGAGATCGGGCCGGAGTGCACGATTTTCTCCTTTGCGGTCATCGGAGAGATCCCGCAGGACCTGAAGTTCGCCGGCGAGAAGACCAAGCTGGTAATCGGCGCGCGCAACCGCATTCGCGAGCATGTCACGATCAACTGCGGCACCGAGGGCGGTGGCGGCGTGACCCGTGTGGGCGATGATTGCCTGATCATGGCGGGCGCGCATGTAGCGCATGACGCGCAGGTCGGCAGCCGGGTGGTGATCGTCAATTCGGCGGCCATCGCCGGGCATTGCGTGATCGAGGATGACGTCATCATCGGCGGCCTCTCGGGCATTCACCAGTGGGTGCGGATCGGGCAGGGTGCAATCATCGGTGCGGTCAGCATGGTGACCCGCGATGTGATCCCCTATGGCCTCGTCGAGGCCAGTCGGGGGCGGCTAGAGGGGCTGAACCTCGTGGGCCTCAAGCGCAAGGGCGTGGCACGGTCTGATATCACCGCGCTCCGGGCGGCCTATCAGATGCTGGCGCAGGGCGAGGGGGCGTTTCAGGATCGCGCCCGGCGGCTCGGCGAAGAGACCGAGAGCGACTATGTGCGCCGGATCGTGGATTTCGTCACCGGGGAGAGCGACCGCTCTTTCCTGACCCCGGAGTAG
- the fabZ gene encoding 3-hydroxyacyl-ACP dehydratase FabZ has protein sequence MSETPDTVDLEMIQRIIPHRYPFLLVDKVRDVKFCESACGIKNVTFNEPHFQGHFPGAPIMPGVTIIEALAQTAAVMVGASLELQDKGMLVYFMGMEGVKFRRKVVPGDVLELHVQVTRGKPGGKVWKFKGEAKVEGEMAAEAEFTAMMDMPAEAK, from the coding sequence ATGAGCGAGACCCCGGACACCGTAGATCTGGAGATGATCCAGCGGATCATTCCGCATCGCTACCCGTTTCTGCTGGTCGACAAGGTGCGGGACGTGAAGTTCTGCGAGAGCGCCTGCGGGATCAAAAACGTCACCTTCAACGAGCCGCATTTTCAGGGCCATTTTCCGGGTGCGCCGATCATGCCGGGGGTCACGATCATCGAGGCGCTGGCGCAGACAGCTGCCGTGATGGTGGGTGCGAGCCTTGAGCTGCAAGACAAGGGAATGCTCGTGTATTTCATGGGCATGGAGGGCGTGAAGTTTCGCCGCAAGGTGGTGCCCGGCGATGTGTTGGAGCTGCATGTGCAGGTGACCCGCGGCAAGCCCGGCGGCAAGGTCTGGAAGTTCAAGGGCGAGGCGAAGGTGGAAGGCGAGATGGCCGCCGAGGCCGAGTTCACCGCGATGATGGATATGCCTGCGGAGGCAAAATGA
- a CDS encoding OmpH family outer membrane protein: protein MPRRSHSLGRVLRAGVAAAGLCGAVLVGPVCAQDTGRAAPSVLTINQERLFRTTLFGQRLQSELNTARSELIAENARIQEGLEAEEAELTAQRETMEPAAFRDLADAFDEKVTEIRAEQEAKTRSLQRRQERSQQVFSSAIGPVVREVLEERGASVILDSRAILLAVADVDVTDVVRARVDAILGDGGTLAVPADEAEDAPQETDEVPFSTGEPVEEETAPAE from the coding sequence ATGCCACGCCGCTCACATAGCCTGGGGCGGGTGCTCCGGGCAGGCGTGGCGGCGGCGGGGCTCTGCGGCGCGGTTCTGGTCGGGCCGGTTTGTGCACAGGATACGGGCCGGGCCGCGCCTTCGGTGCTGACGATCAATCAGGAACGGTTGTTCAGGACCACGTTGTTTGGCCAGCGTTTGCAAAGCGAGTTGAACACGGCCCGCAGCGAGCTCATCGCCGAGAATGCCCGCATTCAGGAAGGGCTGGAGGCCGAGGAGGCCGAGTTGACCGCGCAGCGGGAGACGATGGAGCCTGCCGCTTTTCGCGACCTTGCCGATGCCTTTGACGAAAAGGTGACGGAGATCCGCGCCGAGCAGGAGGCCAAGACCCGCAGCCTGCAGCGCAGGCAGGAACGCAGCCAGCAGGTGTTCAGCTCCGCGATCGGGCCGGTGGTTCGGGAGGTGCTCGAAGAGCGCGGTGCCTCGGTGATACTCGATTCCCGCGCAATCCTGCTCGCCGTGGCCGATGTGGACGTGACGGATGTGGTGCGCGCGCGGGTTGATGCGATATTGGGCGATGGCGGCACGCTGGCGGTTCCCGCCGACGAGGCCGAGGACGCCCCGCAAGAGACGGACGAAGTTCCGTTCTCGACCGGGGAGCCGGTAGAAGAAGAGACTGCCCCGGCAGAGTGA
- the bamA gene encoding outer membrane protein assembly factor BamA, producing MLRARETGAELGAAKGLMHRIALVIFTTFAVACTVAPSPVAAQSFSFSRVEVNGNQRVDAATIVSYAGIARGETVSAGQINDAYQNILASGLFETVEVIPRGGTLVINVREYPTINRIAFEGNRRLKDEDMAAAIRSQSRRVFQPSQVEADAAALTELYRVQGRVAATVSPKVIRRSGNRVDLVFEVREGRVVENERISFVGNRKFSDRRLRGALETKQAGLFRQLIQRDTLVEERIEFDKQVLRDFYLSRGYIDFRVQSATAEITRNRDAFLVTFNVQEGQQFRIGRVTVTSSMAEANANEFRNALRIRSGRVYNPQIVETNINRMERLAAQKGINFLRVEPQISRNERTQTLDINFAISKGPRIFVERIDIEGNASTLDRVVRRQFRVVEGDPFNPREIREAAERIRALGFFETADVNARQGSSEDQVIVDVDVVEASTGSLGFGASYGSDAGLGFNINFSERNFLGRGQSLSFGVDTTSSSRSVTFAFREPAFLGREVTFGLDASFRQTESENSRYDSAIGLIRPLFEFPLGERSRMQLRTAVNYKELSGIDMGDGGADTGSSFILRTEEGERWDASVGYTYIYDSRITGLNPNAAIRFSFGQDFGGLDGENQYIKTTAAMTAQTRVWNEEVTLRAELEGGALHYTSGGSTVLDRFTLNGRMRGFEANGLGPRDLNVTNEDALGGNYFFVARLEAEFPLGLPEEYGISGGVFYDIGSVWGLDNTGGGPDGTFEVDDDLHWRSAIGVSVFWDTPIGPLRFNFSEAIMKQDYDKTRSFDISIRTEF from the coding sequence ATGTTGCGAGCACGCGAGACCGGCGCAGAACTGGGCGCGGCGAAGGGGCTGATGCACCGCATCGCGCTGGTTATTTTCACAACGTTTGCAGTAGCTTGCACCGTGGCGCCGAGCCCGGTGGCAGCGCAATCGTTCAGCTTCAGCCGGGTCGAGGTGAACGGCAACCAGCGGGTTGATGCGGCCACTATCGTCTCCTACGCCGGAATCGCTCGCGGTGAAACGGTGAGCGCGGGCCAGATCAACGACGCCTATCAGAACATCCTCGCCTCCGGTCTTTTCGAGACAGTTGAGGTGATCCCGCGGGGCGGCACGCTTGTCATCAATGTTCGGGAATACCCGACGATCAACCGCATTGCCTTCGAGGGCAACCGGAGGTTGAAGGATGAGGACATGGCCGCCGCGATCCGCAGCCAGTCGCGCCGGGTGTTCCAGCCCAGCCAGGTCGAGGCGGATGCGGCTGCGCTGACTGAGCTTTACCGGGTTCAGGGCCGGGTTGCGGCCACGGTCTCGCCCAAGGTCATCCGTCGCAGCGGCAACCGTGTGGACCTCGTGTTCGAGGTGCGCGAAGGCCGCGTGGTGGAGAACGAGCGCATCAGCTTTGTCGGCAACCGCAAGTTCTCGGACCGCCGTTTGCGCGGCGCGCTGGAGACCAAGCAGGCCGGTCTGTTCCGCCAGCTCATCCAGCGTGACACGCTTGTGGAAGAGCGGATCGAGTTCGACAAGCAGGTGCTGCGCGACTTCTACCTGAGCCGGGGTTACATCGACTTCCGCGTTCAGAGCGCGACTGCCGAGATCACCCGCAACCGCGACGCCTTTCTGGTGACGTTCAATGTGCAGGAGGGTCAGCAGTTCCGTATCGGGCGGGTGACGGTGACCTCCAGCATGGCGGAAGCCAACGCCAACGAGTTCCGCAACGCGCTGCGCATTCGCAGCGGCCGGGTCTACAACCCGCAGATCGTGGAAACCAACATCAACCGGATGGAGCGGCTCGCCGCCCAGAAGGGGATCAACTTTCTGCGGGTCGAGCCGCAGATCAGCCGCAACGAGCGGACCCAGACGCTGGACATCAACTTTGCGATCAGCAAGGGGCCCCGCATTTTTGTGGAGCGGATCGACATCGAGGGCAACGCCTCGACGCTGGACCGGGTGGTGCGGCGCCAGTTCCGCGTGGTCGAGGGCGACCCGTTCAACCCGCGTGAAATCCGCGAGGCGGCAGAGCGCATCCGGGCGCTCGGCTTCTTCGAGACGGCGGATGTGAACGCGCGGCAGGGCTCCTCGGAAGATCAGGTGATCGTGGACGTTGACGTGGTTGAAGCCTCCACTGGCTCGCTGGGCTTTGGCGCCTCCTACGGGTCCGACGCGGGGCTTGGCTTCAACATCAACTTCTCCGAGCGCAACTTCCTCGGGCGGGGCCAGTCGCTCAGCTTTGGTGTGGATACGACCAGCTCGTCGCGGAGCGTGACCTTTGCCTTCCGCGAGCCGGCCTTCCTTGGTCGCGAGGTGACCTTTGGCCTCGATGCAAGCTTCCGTCAGACGGAATCGGAGAACTCGCGCTACGACTCGGCCATCGGCCTTATCCGCCCGTTGTTCGAGTTTCCGCTCGGCGAGCGCAGCCGGATGCAGCTGCGCACGGCTGTGAACTACAAGGAGCTCTCCGGCATCGACATGGGCGACGGTGGGGCCGATACTGGCTCGTCCTTCATCCTGCGGACCGAAGAGGGCGAGCGCTGGGATGCCTCGGTGGGCTACACCTACATCTACGACAGCCGGATCACCGGCCTGAACCCGAATGCGGCGATCCGCTTCTCCTTCGGGCAGGACTTTGGCGGGCTGGACGGCGAGAACCAGTACATCAAGACGACGGCGGCGATGACGGCGCAGACGCGGGTCTGGAACGAAGAGGTCACGCTGCGGGCCGAGCTTGAGGGCGGTGCGCTGCACTACACCTCGGGCGGCTCGACCGTGCTGGACCGTTTCACCCTCAACGGCCGGATGCGCGGCTTCGAGGCCAACGGCCTTGGCCCGCGCGACCTGAACGTGACCAACGAGGATGCGCTCGGCGGTAACTATTTCTTCGTGGCGCGGCTCGAAGCCGAGTTCCCGCTGGGTCTGCCGGAGGAATACGGCATCTCGGGCGGTGTCTTCTATGACATCGGGTCGGTCTGGGGCCTCGACAACACCGGTGGCGGACCGGACGGCACCTTTGAGGTGGACGACGATCTGCACTGGCGGTCGGCCATCGGTGTCTCGGTGTTCTGGGATACGCCGATCGGGCCGCTGCGCTTCAACTTCTCCGAAGCGATCATGAAGCAGGACTACGACAAGACCCGCAGCTTCGATATTTCGATCCGCACCGAGTTCTGA
- the rseP gene encoding RIP metalloprotease RseP — MEFFGILGGTAGYVVAFVVALSIIVAVHEYGHYIVGRWCGIHAEVFSLGFGKVLYSRTDKHGTEWQVAALPFGGYVKFMGDANAASAGVDGEAMAGLSEAEKRRTMPGAPLWARAATVAAGPVFNFILSFIVFGAISLIRGVASEPVQVGALEPLPQEVRVLEQGDVILSIGGAEITDLGSVYEASRDLDLSQPVIYRVERGGEELELEGTTPFPALVSSVSPNSAAIDAGLQVGDVIVGIDGAPITAFRQLQDVISSGGGEPVELDVWREGSREEFTLKPRETDVPMPDGSFEKRYLIGINGGLAFEPATVRLGALEAVEYGVRQTWFIVTSSISGLYNMITGGISSCNLSGPLKIATTAGQMASQGSQSFIWFVAVLSTAVGLLNLFPIPVLDGGHLVFHAWEAVSGKPPPEKALNVLMMIGLTLILSLMVFALGNDLFCEGGLFWKLRGLFE; from the coding sequence ATGGAATTTTTCGGGATTCTGGGAGGCACGGCAGGTTATGTCGTGGCCTTCGTGGTGGCGCTTTCGATCATCGTGGCGGTGCATGAGTACGGCCATTACATCGTGGGCCGCTGGTGCGGAATCCATGCCGAGGTGTTCAGCCTCGGGTTTGGCAAGGTGCTCTACAGCCGGACAGACAAGCATGGCACCGAGTGGCAGGTCGCCGCGCTGCCCTTTGGCGGCTATGTGAAGTTCATGGGCGATGCCAATGCCGCCTCGGCGGGCGTGGATGGCGAGGCGATGGCGGGGTTGAGCGAGGCCGAGAAGCGCCGCACCATGCCGGGCGCGCCGCTCTGGGCGCGTGCGGCCACGGTGGCGGCCGGTCCTGTGTTCAACTTTATCCTCAGTTTCATCGTCTTCGGGGCGATCTCGCTGATCCGCGGCGTGGCGAGCGAGCCGGTGCAGGTGGGCGCGCTGGAGCCGCTGCCGCAAGAAGTGCGGGTGCTGGAGCAGGGTGATGTGATCCTCTCCATCGGCGGGGCCGAGATCACCGATCTGGGCAGCGTCTACGAGGCGAGCCGCGATCTGGATCTGAGCCAGCCGGTGATTTACCGCGTGGAGCGCGGCGGCGAGGAGTTGGAGCTGGAGGGGACGACCCCGTTTCCGGCGTTGGTCTCTTCGGTGTCGCCCAACTCGGCGGCGATCGATGCGGGGCTTCAGGTGGGGGATGTGATCGTCGGGATCGACGGTGCGCCGATCACCGCGTTCCGGCAGCTGCAGGATGTGATCTCCAGCGGCGGCGGTGAACCGGTGGAGCTGGACGTGTGGCGCGAGGGCAGCCGCGAGGAGTTCACCCTCAAGCCGCGCGAAACCGACGTGCCGATGCCCGATGGCAGCTTTGAGAAGCGTTACCTGATCGGGATCAACGGCGGGCTGGCCTTTGAACCTGCAACGGTGCGGCTGGGTGCGCTGGAGGCCGTGGAATATGGCGTGCGGCAGACGTGGTTCATCGTGACCAGTTCGATCTCCGGGCTCTACAACATGATCACCGGGGGCATTTCGAGCTGCAACCTGAGTGGGCCGCTGAAGATTGCCACCACCGCCGGGCAGATGGCGAGCCAGGGCAGCCAGAGCTTTATCTGGTTCGTTGCGGTGCTTTCGACTGCGGTGGGCTTGTTGAACCTCTTCCCGATCCCGGTGCTGGATGGTGGGCACCTTGTGTTTCACGCCTGGGAGGCGGTCAGCGGCAAGCCTCCGCCCGAGAAGGCGCTGAACGTGCTGATGATGATCGGGCTGACGCTGATCCTGAGCCTGATGGTCTTTGCGCTCGGCAATGACCTGTTCTGCGAGGGCGGGCTGTTCTGGAAGCTGCGCGGCCTCTTCGAGTGA
- the dxr gene encoding 1-deoxy-D-xylulose-5-phosphate reductoisomerase has protein sequence MKRVSLLGATGSIGESAIDLIGRGGFEVEALTGGRNVARLAEQAVETGAALAVTCFPECYEELAARLEGSGVEVAAGPDAVAQAASRPADLVLNGIVGAAGLQPSLAAVQAGSTLALANKESLVCAGPLLMETARNSGATVLPVDSEHSAVFQALVGEEMAAVERVVITASGGAFRDWPLEKIARATPEEAATHPNWDMGQRITIDSASMFNKALEVIEAHEFFELEPEQIEVLIHPQSAVHALVGFRDGAMMAHLGAPDMRHAIGYALNWPERAELPVERLDLAALGRLDFAAPDPARYPALGLAWEVMRAGGLMGAVFNAAKEAALDGFIARTIGFAEMAQVVEQVMGRMASQTGLNNDMMTLDNVLQADQMARELAREAMAKTKEATG, from the coding sequence TTGAAGCGGGTCAGCCTGCTTGGCGCGACCGGCTCCATCGGCGAGAGCGCGATTGACCTGATCGGGCGCGGCGGGTTCGAGGTGGAGGCGCTGACCGGCGGGCGCAACGTGGCGCGGCTGGCGGAGCAAGCGGTAGAGACCGGTGCGGCGCTGGCGGTGACCTGTTTTCCCGAATGTTACGAAGAGCTTGCAGCGCGGCTTGAAGGCAGTGGCGTGGAGGTTGCGGCGGGGCCGGATGCGGTGGCGCAGGCGGCGTCACGGCCTGCGGACCTGGTGCTGAACGGCATCGTCGGGGCGGCGGGCTTGCAGCCCAGCCTCGCGGCGGTGCAGGCCGGGTCCACGCTGGCGCTGGCCAACAAGGAGAGCCTCGTTTGCGCCGGGCCGCTGCTGATGGAGACAGCGCGCAACTCGGGGGCCACGGTGCTGCCGGTGGACAGCGAACATTCGGCGGTGTTTCAGGCCTTGGTGGGCGAGGAGATGGCTGCGGTGGAGCGGGTGGTGATCACCGCGAGCGGCGGCGCGTTCCGCGACTGGCCGCTGGAGAAGATCGCCCGCGCCACGCCCGAAGAGGCGGCCACCCACCCGAACTGGGACATGGGCCAGCGGATCACCATCGACTCGGCCTCCATGTTCAACAAGGCGCTGGAAGTCATTGAGGCGCATGAGTTCTTTGAGCTGGAGCCTGAGCAGATCGAGGTGCTGATCCACCCGCAGAGCGCGGTGCATGCGCTGGTGGGCTTTCGGGACGGGGCGATGATGGCGCATCTGGGCGCGCCCGACATGCGCCACGCCATCGGCTACGCGCTGAACTGGCCGGAGCGGGCCGAGCTGCCGGTGGAGCGGCTCGACCTTGCCGCGCTGGGGCGGCTCGACTTTGCCGCACCCGACCCGGCCCGCTACCCGGCGCTCGGCCTCGCGTGGGAGGTGATGCGGGCGGGCGGGCTGATGGGCGCGGTCTTCAACGCGGCCAAGGAGGCGGCGCTGGACGGGTTCATCGCGCGCACCATCGGCTTTGCCGAAATGGCGCAGGTCGTGGAGCAGGTGATGGGCCGGATGGCCTCGCAAACCGGCCTTAACAATGACATGATGACCCTTGATAACGTGCTGCAAGCTGACCAGATGGCACGAGAACTGGCCCGCGAGGCCATGGCAAAGACAAAAGAGGCAACGGGCTAG
- a CDS encoding phosphatidate cytidylyltransferase yields MSGKWDDLAPRVIAGAVMVVVGVAGIRAGGIWFQMLAVFVTAVMIWELASMIKREGESAMLLAAITASVLSGLLAHEANWALLLLFAPAIVGALMMPRERLTFFLFALGIMTAGWGLVSFRDVYGGTWLFWLVFVVVVTDVAGYFAGRMLGGPKFWPAVSPKKTWSGTVAGWVGAACVGALFLTFTNAGRDLIWISAVLAFASQMGDIAESALKRRMGVKDSSSLIPGHGGLFDRFDGLLGASLLMLLVALIVDVPEVRI; encoded by the coding sequence ATGAGTGGAAAGTGGGACGATCTGGCGCCGCGGGTGATCGCAGGCGCGGTGATGGTGGTTGTCGGCGTGGCAGGCATAAGGGCCGGGGGCATCTGGTTTCAGATGCTGGCGGTGTTCGTGACCGCGGTCATGATCTGGGAGCTGGCCAGCATGATCAAGCGGGAGGGCGAAAGCGCGATGCTGCTGGCGGCCATCACCGCCTCGGTGCTCTCGGGCCTGCTGGCGCATGAGGCGAACTGGGCACTGCTGCTGCTCTTTGCCCCTGCCATTGTGGGCGCCCTGATGATGCCGCGCGAGCGGCTGACGTTCTTCCTGTTTGCGCTCGGCATCATGACGGCGGGGTGGGGGCTGGTAAGCTTCCGCGATGTCTATGGCGGCACATGGCTGTTCTGGCTGGTCTTCGTGGTCGTGGTGACGGATGTGGCAGGCTATTTTGCCGGACGGATGCTTGGCGGGCCGAAGTTCTGGCCGGCGGTCAGCCCGAAGAAGACATGGTCTGGCACGGTGGCGGGCTGGGTCGGCGCTGCCTGCGTGGGCGCGCTGTTTTTGACCTTCACCAACGCCGGACGTGACCTGATCTGGATTTCGGCGGTGCTCGCCTTTGCCAGCCAGATGGGCGACATCGCGGAATCGGCGCTGAAACGGCGGATGGGGGTGAAGGACAGCTCTTCGCTGATCCCCGGCCACGGCGGGCTGTTCGACCGGTTCGACGGGTTGCTTGGTGCGTCGCTGCTGATGCTGCTCGTGGCGCTCATCGTTGACGTGCCCGAGGTGCGGATTTGA
- the uppS gene encoding polyprenyl diphosphate synthase has product MATEASEGAAPRHVAIIMDGNGRWATRRGRPRLFGHQAGAKRVREIVEACPDLGVKYLTIFAFSTENWKRTQAEVAGLMLLFRRYITKEAQRLLAKGVRVRFIGDRVKLDAKLVALMDELEALTAGNEKVHLTIALNYGGRDEVTRATQRMAVEVAEGRLRPEDVDAETLGRFLDTCMLPDPDLVIRTSGEARISNFLLWQSAYAEYEFIDTLWPDFSAECFAEITRGFASRDRRFGAVKA; this is encoded by the coding sequence ATGGCGACAGAGGCGAGCGAAGGGGCGGCACCGCGGCACGTGGCCATCATCATGGATGGCAACGGCCGATGGGCAACGCGCCGGGGCCGGCCAAGGCTCTTTGGCCATCAGGCGGGCGCCAAGCGGGTGCGCGAGATCGTCGAGGCCTGCCCTGATCTGGGCGTCAAGTATCTGACGATCTTTGCCTTTTCGACCGAAAACTGGAAGCGGACGCAGGCCGAGGTGGCCGGGCTGATGCTGCTGTTCCGGCGCTACATCACCAAGGAGGCGCAGCGCCTGCTGGCCAAGGGCGTGCGGGTGCGGTTCATCGGCGACCGGGTGAAGCTGGATGCCAAGCTGGTCGCGCTGATGGACGAGCTGGAGGCGCTGACGGCGGGCAACGAGAAGGTGCATCTGACCATTGCGCTCAACTACGGGGGCCGCGACGAGGTGACCCGCGCGACCCAGCGCATGGCGGTGGAGGTGGCCGAGGGGCGGCTGAGGCCCGAGGATGTGGATGCTGAAACCCTAGGCCGCTTTCTGGACACTTGCATGCTGCCCGACCCCGACTTGGTGATCCGCACCAGCGGCGAGGCGCGGATCAGCAACTTTCTGCTCTGGCAATCAGCCTATGCGGAATACGAGTTCATCGACACGCTCTGGCCGGACTTCTCGGCGGAGTGCTTTGCAGAGATCACCCGGGGCTTCGCCTCTCGGGACAGGCGATTTGGAGCCGTGAAGGCATGA